One genomic region from Sphingobacterium sp. UGAL515B_05 encodes:
- a CDS encoding TonB-dependent receptor — translation MFRSISSIRTSTLIALCACQVYTLQAQEKWKISGVLKNESNKGVANTTVYLYPDKYAFKTDTAGRFQFSQLYAGRYELQVQAMGYQQYRQVIDLEDKNQQLNIVLKAEERQMDVVDVQGKAQAVDNLVKAENAAMPVKVITKREIELMGSRRLDEVLKEQTGIAIVNDIAGGSRAVGVQIQGFSSNYVMVLVDGQPMLGRNSGNFDLSRISVTNIERIEIIKGASSCLYGSDALGGAINIITRHGAITPQAQASLLYGSLNTVDATLEAETPFANQRGSAVFSGNYYHTDGFNTDKQYLDSKSTTFPPYTNYSFQGRLRYRTSKNGTLGVTGRYAARESEMINAWSKSATLQDKQKDQDINLSASYNHNFESGLRSMTRYYFSRFHSQIAAQWLQQGIVASAEQFGQNVHRIEQQFAYSPAQQVKLTGGIGGSLELMDNQDLDAKRSLNSAFAYLQTEWKPVDRLLTTLGLRYDQTNVYNGHLSPSLGIQYHVSPKLLIKGGIGAGFKAPDYKMRYQVFFNPAANYLVVGSERVADVIAAMDQAGELSYKNSYMLNLVAGNLKAETSISNNIGLTWSPSNRFQADFSVFYHRINNQINTVSVGNGTKVAQIYSYRNLPKAMNKGFEVSLTYQATKDLQLSMGYQYLIAKDLSVLDSIAKGSYPYNQINDPATGEYRQSKKSDYWGIEDRSRHMFNAKAQYEYKPWGVNVNARVNFRSATPFQEYNGNQFIDKYDIFIPYHTLVNMTLEKSLMNRRLTLRLIGDNLFNFTSRYLLGQPGRVIMGGVSYRWIKE, via the coding sequence GTGTTTAGAAGCATCTCATCTATTCGAACAAGCACCCTGATCGCCTTATGTGCCTGCCAGGTTTATACCCTGCAAGCACAGGAAAAATGGAAAATCTCCGGTGTATTGAAAAACGAATCCAATAAAGGCGTAGCCAATACGACCGTATATCTTTATCCGGACAAATATGCTTTTAAAACAGATACTGCAGGAAGATTTCAATTCAGTCAGCTCTATGCTGGACGCTACGAATTACAGGTACAGGCTATGGGTTATCAGCAATACCGCCAAGTTATCGATTTGGAAGACAAAAATCAGCAGTTGAACATTGTGTTAAAAGCTGAAGAAAGGCAGATGGATGTAGTTGATGTGCAGGGTAAAGCGCAGGCTGTAGACAATCTCGTTAAGGCCGAAAATGCCGCCATGCCCGTTAAAGTCATCACCAAACGTGAAATTGAGCTTATGGGCAGCCGCCGTCTGGATGAAGTTTTAAAAGAACAGACGGGTATTGCCATTGTCAACGATATTGCCGGGGGCTCTAGAGCTGTTGGTGTACAGATCCAGGGTTTCAGCAGCAACTACGTGATGGTCCTTGTAGACGGACAACCCATGCTGGGGCGCAATAGTGGCAACTTTGACCTATCCCGTATCTCGGTGACCAACATCGAACGTATCGAAATTATCAAAGGCGCATCCTCCTGCTTATACGGCAGTGACGCATTGGGTGGTGCGATCAATATCATTACTCGCCATGGTGCAATCACACCACAGGCACAGGCATCGCTTCTTTATGGCAGTCTCAATACCGTTGATGCAACGCTGGAAGCCGAAACACCTTTTGCTAATCAACGCGGGAGCGCCGTCTTTTCGGGCAATTACTACCACACGGATGGTTTTAATACCGACAAGCAGTATCTGGACTCCAAGAGTACCACTTTTCCGCCCTATACCAACTATAGTTTCCAGGGGCGACTACGTTATCGTACAAGCAAAAATGGCACTTTGGGCGTTACAGGGCGTTATGCAGCCCGGGAATCTGAAATGATCAATGCATGGTCCAAATCGGCCACACTACAGGATAAACAAAAAGATCAGGACATCAATCTTTCGGCGAGTTACAACCATAATTTCGAGTCGGGACTGCGCAGTATGACGCGTTACTATTTCTCGCGTTTCCACTCCCAGATTGCCGCACAATGGTTGCAACAAGGTATTGTTGCAAGTGCCGAGCAATTTGGTCAAAATGTACACCGCATTGAACAGCAATTTGCGTATAGCCCCGCACAGCAGGTTAAACTTACCGGTGGTATAGGTGGTAGTCTTGAACTGATGGACAACCAGGATCTGGATGCCAAGCGCTCTTTGAACAGCGCATTCGCCTATTTGCAGACCGAATGGAAACCTGTAGACCGCTTATTGACAACGCTGGGTCTACGCTACGATCAGACCAATGTCTACAATGGCCATCTGAGTCCAAGTTTGGGTATACAATACCATGTCAGCCCTAAGCTTTTGATCAAAGGTGGTATCGGAGCAGGATTTAAGGCACCCGACTATAAGATGCGCTATCAGGTCTTTTTCAATCCAGCAGCCAACTATTTGGTCGTCGGTTCAGAGCGCGTAGCCGATGTGATTGCAGCCATGGATCAAGCCGGAGAACTGAGTTATAAAAACAGTTATATGCTCAATTTGGTAGCGGGTAATCTCAAAGCCGAAACCAGCATTTCAAACAATATTGGACTTACCTGGAGTCCGTCCAATAGATTTCAGGCCGATTTCTCGGTCTTCTACCATCGGATCAACAATCAGATCAACACAGTCAGTGTAGGTAACGGGACCAAAGTAGCACAGATCTATAGCTACCGCAACCTGCCCAAAGCCATGAACAAAGGTTTTGAAGTTTCATTGACCTATCAGGCGACCAAAGATCTGCAATTGTCGATGGGCTATCAATACCTGATTGCCAAAGACCTGAGTGTTTTGGATAGTATTGCCAAGGGAAGTTATCCCTATAACCAGATCAACGATCCCGCTACGGGCGAATATCGCCAGAGTAAAAAATCAGATTATTGGGGTATTGAGGACCGTTCGAGACACATGTTCAATGCAAAAGCCCAATATGAATATAAACCCTGGGGCGTCAATGTCAATGCGCGTGTCAATTTCAGAAGTGCCACACCTTTTCAGGAATATAATGGCAACCAGTTTATCGACAAATATGACATCTTTATCCCCTATCACACACTGGTGAATATGACGTTAGAAAAGAGTCTGATGAACCGCAGATTGACACTGCGTCTGATCGGTGACAATTTATTCAATTTTACAAGCCGTTATTTACTAGGGCAACCTGGGCGGGTTATTATGGGCGGCGTGAGCTACCGTTGGATAAAAGAATAA